From one Flavobacterium sp. N502536 genomic stretch:
- a CDS encoding DUF6443 domain-containing protein, with the protein MSQNVTYFDGLGRPIQTIAIGQGEGGKDIITPMEYDGFGRQAKEYLPYPAANASSSYQRIDPSTAITTLNGVYGTSKYDNTTNPFSEKSFERSPLNRVVKQAAPGASWALGSGHEIKLDYGTNISADAVKSYKATATWEASQGLYEIGFSDLGTYPEKELYKTITYDENTTANLSESSGSTVEFKNKEGQVVLKRTYESGSRHDTYYVYDLYGNLTYVLPPKVSGTVSDLVLNGLCYQYKYDNRNRLVEKKLPGKQWEFIVYDKLDRPVATGPAFSPFNDETTEGWLITKYDAFSRPIYTGWNAQPVGLTIRKTLQDEQNSATVLFETKQTSGTIDNIPVYYSNTIAPINFKLLTVTYYDDYNYPNAATNPFVIMTQIVLNKAKGLVTGSWIRAVSTASAKLGETTSIFYDNRFRVVSTQTQNHLGGYTHTNTEFDFIGKTLQTKIWHKRTSGDTELGVNEQYGYSPQDRLLNYIHMINGINLDFFFTNNTYDDLGQLSTKSIGNSTGAPLQKINYSYNIRGWLTGINNVENLQQDTDPVDLFAFKINYDKVEANANYAKALYNGNISETYWKTNTDPAKRSYGYRYDQLNRLSEATYQTPNLADNKNYFGENMDYDKNGNIIRLQRQYMAGVLTSPYVGDMDNLGYFYTANSNQLMKVTDTSNQPQGFKDDSNGYNDSADDYAYDLNGNLIRDENKNITEILYNQLNLPKKITFGTTGSIEYIYNATGQKLEKIVKEANGTTHTDYLGGFQYSYVVNDGPAPDDPGNTDPPIDGEDPAPKDPPVEANRSNLVGMQLTSQQVPSRPTLQFFPTAEGYYDAINQKYVYQYKDHLGNIRLSYAKNPVTQVLEIIEENNYYPFGLKHKGYNDYVDNSNKFKFNEKELQDELGLNMYDFGARMYMPDLGRFSVIDPMADFVNYQSPYVVSDNNPIYNVDEYGLGILNVLGNIFRRIGNGIKQVINGKDCSCVVKEDSLYKSWIDPDFPSSGGGRSKPVYVKKTEESRETPGKIPELTLGSTGLVIGDNPEPKTSEFDIPTPPVPSFTKSVTPPLYKAGKIININVRFNPNSSILNSSASDKTLNDLLKTLTDYPQILLLIKGNVSIANNPDWKSDTDIAINGGRGTVRDLQLLRAKAIKQFLVKRGIDPNRLSVGAGVLGKDTKSASAVSR; encoded by the coding sequence ATGAGCCAGAATGTGACTTATTTTGATGGTTTGGGGCGCCCCATACAAACTATTGCCATTGGTCAGGGAGAAGGCGGAAAAGATATCATAACCCCTATGGAATATGATGGTTTTGGGAGACAAGCCAAAGAATACCTGCCTTATCCAGCTGCCAATGCAAGCAGCAGTTATCAGAGAATTGACCCAAGTACGGCCATAACAACTTTAAATGGAGTTTACGGTACCAGCAAATACGACAATACTACAAATCCTTTTTCTGAAAAGTCGTTTGAACGCTCACCTTTGAACCGCGTGGTCAAACAAGCCGCGCCGGGAGCTTCCTGGGCTTTAGGGAGCGGCCATGAAATAAAATTGGATTATGGAACCAATATTTCTGCGGATGCTGTAAAATCATACAAAGCTACCGCAACTTGGGAAGCCAGTCAGGGTTTATACGAAATCGGTTTTTCAGACTTAGGAACCTATCCTGAGAAGGAGTTGTACAAAACGATAACTTACGACGAGAATACGACTGCAAATCTAAGTGAATCTTCCGGATCAACCGTTGAATTTAAAAACAAAGAAGGACAAGTCGTTTTAAAAAGAACCTACGAGTCAGGAAGCCGACACGATACTTACTACGTTTACGACCTGTACGGTAATCTGACTTATGTATTGCCACCAAAAGTATCGGGTACAGTTAGTGACTTGGTTTTAAACGGTTTGTGTTACCAGTATAAATACGACAACCGCAATCGTCTGGTGGAGAAAAAACTGCCCGGAAAACAATGGGAATTTATTGTCTATGACAAACTTGATCGTCCTGTGGCAACAGGACCTGCTTTTTCGCCTTTTAATGACGAAACGACCGAAGGCTGGCTCATTACCAAATACGATGCCTTTAGTAGACCCATTTATACCGGATGGAATGCTCAACCCGTAGGTTTAACTATAAGAAAAACATTGCAGGACGAACAAAATAGCGCTACTGTTTTGTTTGAAACCAAACAAACCTCTGGAACGATAGACAATATCCCGGTATACTATAGCAATACGATTGCTCCAATAAATTTTAAACTCTTAACCGTTACCTATTATGATGATTATAATTATCCCAATGCAGCGACCAACCCCTTTGTCATTATGACACAGATCGTTTTAAACAAGGCCAAAGGTTTGGTTACTGGAAGCTGGATAAGAGCTGTGAGTACCGCATCAGCCAAATTGGGAGAAACCACTAGTATCTTTTATGATAACAGGTTCCGTGTTGTGAGTACCCAAACCCAAAATCATTTAGGAGGATATACTCATACCAATACCGAATTTGATTTTATAGGAAAAACACTTCAAACAAAGATCTGGCACAAACGTACTTCGGGAGATACTGAATTAGGCGTAAATGAGCAATACGGTTATTCGCCACAAGATCGTTTGCTGAACTATATTCATATGATCAATGGGATTAATCTAGATTTTTTTTTTACAAATAATACGTATGATGATCTGGGACAATTGAGCACTAAAAGTATAGGGAACAGCACAGGGGCTCCTTTGCAGAAGATCAATTACAGTTACAACATCAGAGGCTGGTTGACTGGAATCAACAATGTTGAAAATCTGCAGCAAGATACAGACCCTGTAGATCTGTTTGCCTTTAAGATTAATTATGACAAAGTAGAAGCAAATGCTAACTATGCAAAAGCACTATATAATGGAAATATTTCAGAAACCTATTGGAAAACTAATACCGATCCGGCCAAGCGTTCTTATGGATATCGATATGATCAATTGAATCGTTTGTCGGAGGCGACTTATCAGACTCCAAATTTAGCCGATAATAAAAATTACTTTGGCGAAAATATGGATTATGATAAAAACGGAAATATAATTAGACTACAGCGACAATATATGGCTGGTGTACTAACCAGTCCATATGTTGGAGATATGGATAATCTGGGGTATTTCTACACAGCTAATTCCAATCAATTGATGAAAGTAACAGATACCTCTAACCAACCGCAAGGATTTAAAGATGATAGTAACGGTTATAATGATTCGGCAGATGATTATGCCTATGATTTAAATGGAAATTTAATCAGAGACGAAAACAAAAACATTACTGAAATACTGTACAATCAGCTGAATTTACCTAAGAAAATTACATTTGGAACAACGGGGTCAATTGAGTATATTTACAACGCAACGGGGCAGAAACTGGAGAAAATTGTAAAAGAGGCAAACGGTACAACTCATACAGATTATCTGGGAGGTTTCCAGTATAGTTATGTTGTTAATGATGGTCCGGCGCCGGATGATCCGGGAAATACGGATCCTCCTATTGATGGTGAGGATCCCGCTCCAAAAGATCCACCGGTAGAGGCGAATCGTTCGAATCTGGTAGGAATGCAATTGACAAGTCAGCAGGTTCCATCGCGACCAACTTTGCAATTTTTCCCTACAGCAGAAGGGTATTATGATGCTATAAATCAAAAATATGTGTACCAATACAAAGATCATTTGGGTAACATTAGATTGAGTTATGCTAAAAATCCTGTTACCCAAGTTCTTGAAATTATTGAAGAAAATAATTATTATCCTTTTGGATTGAAACACAAGGGATATAATGATTATGTAGATAATAGTAATAAATTCAAGTTCAACGAAAAAGAGCTACAAGACGAGCTAGGGCTTAATATGTATGACTTTGGAGCTCGTATGTATATGCCAGATTTAGGAAGATTTTCAGTTATAGACCCAATGGCTGATTTTGTAAATTATCAATCTCCGTATGTAGTAAGTGATAATAATCCAATATACAATGTTGATGAATATGGTTTAGGAATTTTAAATGTACTAGGAAATATATTTAGAAGAATAGGTAATGGAATCAAACAAGTAATAAATGGTAAAGATTGCAGTTGCGTAGTTAAGGAAGATTCATTATATAAGTCATGGATAGACCCTGATTTTCCAAGCAGTGGAGGTGGCAGAAGTAAACCAGTTTACGTAAAAAAAACTGAAGAATCAAGAGAAACTCCAGGTAAAATACCTGAGTTGACATTAGGCTCTACTGGATTAGTTATAGGAGATAATCCTGAACCAAAAACCTCAGAATTTGATATTCCTACTCCTCCAGTTCCGAGTTTTACAAAAAGTGTGACACCACCTTTGTATAAAGCGGGTAAAATTATTAATATAAACGTTCGTTTTAATCCTAATTCATCAATATTAAATTCAAGTGCATCAGACAAAACATTGAATGATTTATTAAAGACTTTGACCGATTACCCTCAAATTTTGTTATTAATAAAAGGTAATGTAAGTATCGCAAATAACCCAGACTGGAAATCAGATACAGATATAGCAATAAATGGTGGTCGAGGAACTGTACGAGATTTACAATTATTGAGAGCCAAAGCGATAAAACAATTTTTGGTTAAAAGAGGAATAGACCCAAATAGGTTGTCAGTTGGGGCGGGTGTATTAGGGAAAGATACTAAAAGTGCAAGTGCTGTAAGCCGTTAA
- a CDS encoding DUF5977 domain-containing protein, with translation MESKANIPVAGLRIAKITSFDTASNSTDVKHYYYGKKESRFTSTGVEGIPINLINFTEQRAFCDKNTGLPNYWNVETRATFMNINANSIYPLYRSMGNNSTTYEYVTVSHGGTNFENGGEEFQYYISADIPPYLCLDSYLTSAPWTNLSWKNGLLHIKRIFNKNLDNLNIVENQYKLEDQYTRKIPGVATEIKYNALYHFTSPNYRNIEHLNINKYTTNSYWFYLESESNTQYDVQGSNPVTTITTYKYNNPSHLKLSSQTVTISKQEVTDTKATIETKYFYPSDSDMASEPFRNELMAKNMIGKVLDTQVFKQGVKLSEQKTVYDKSAATGNLLLPRSVYANKGGSSIDLSLDKKMTYDQYDDKGNILQYTLESGIPVSIIWGYNKTQPIAKIENVVYNLIPSATITNLQTLSNADIDNCLSDNCTEQKLREGLRTFRSSLPNAFISSYTYNPLIGVTSVTDPKGIPSYYEYDSFGRLKFVKDYELNVLQKYCYNYKGKQTDCSDNTSTSEYIYKSAARSGLFTKSNCPAGGTGQSFTYSQVAGAYTSTISQADADSKGLALFNTNGQINADANGYCTFKSIALSGSFAKNNCAAGGVGSSVPFNQVAGAETSNDSQAHADSKGLTLFNTNGQANANSKGECTYSSIALSGSFTKNNCPVGGVGSDEFFSQVAGAETSKDSQADADSKGLALFNSNGRANANTEGYCTFTNTEKSGSFTKNNCAPGGVGSTEVYTVPAGSHFSRESQVAADDLAQRDVNNNGLENANSKGYCTFWNVAITRSYTKNNCPSGSVGTSLDYTIPAREVTSRESQFDADDRAAKKCDVLGRINVNTSGACRFYNTAKSGIFTKNNCPAGQWGAPVTYTVAAGIHWSESSQAEADIKAQEDVAQNGQNYANARGECGFYNAQTSEDFTRDNCGIGFIGSTETYTVPAHIYFSTISQKDANLKAFNDLRQNGKNYANTHGTCTHDNR, from the coding sequence GTGGAATCTAAAGCTAACATTCCTGTGGCAGGATTAAGAATTGCAAAAATTACCAGTTTCGATACTGCATCTAACAGTACTGATGTTAAACACTATTATTATGGTAAAAAAGAAAGTCGTTTTACGTCAACCGGTGTAGAAGGAATTCCGATAAACTTGATAAACTTTACTGAACAGAGGGCATTTTGTGACAAAAATACAGGCCTTCCAAATTATTGGAATGTAGAGACACGGGCTACATTCATGAATATTAATGCCAACAGTATTTATCCTTTGTACCGATCAATGGGAAACAATTCCACCACTTATGAATATGTAACGGTGAGTCATGGAGGGACAAATTTTGAAAATGGAGGTGAAGAATTTCAGTACTATATCTCTGCGGATATCCCTCCTTATCTGTGCCTTGACAGTTATCTGACCTCTGCTCCCTGGACCAATCTGAGCTGGAAAAATGGTTTGTTACATATAAAAAGGATTTTCAATAAGAATTTAGATAATTTAAACATAGTTGAAAACCAATATAAACTGGAGGATCAATATACGCGCAAAATTCCTGGAGTGGCTACTGAGATCAAATACAATGCATTATATCATTTCACTAGTCCAAACTATAGAAATATTGAACATTTGAATATCAATAAGTATACGACCAATTCGTACTGGTTTTATCTGGAATCTGAATCAAACACTCAATATGATGTACAGGGTTCAAATCCTGTAACTACAATAACGACCTATAAGTACAACAATCCGTCTCATTTAAAATTAAGTTCACAAACCGTTACAATTTCTAAACAAGAGGTAACAGATACCAAGGCCACTATTGAGACCAAATACTTTTATCCTTCAGACTCTGATATGGCATCAGAACCATTTAGAAATGAGTTAATGGCTAAGAATATGATTGGAAAAGTTTTGGATACACAAGTTTTTAAACAAGGGGTTAAATTATCAGAACAAAAGACAGTTTATGACAAAAGTGCAGCGACAGGTAATTTATTGTTGCCAAGATCTGTTTACGCAAATAAAGGAGGATCTTCTATTGATTTAAGTCTAGATAAAAAAATGACGTATGATCAGTATGATGACAAAGGAAATATTTTACAATATACTTTAGAGAGTGGTATACCGGTATCTATTATTTGGGGATATAATAAAACACAGCCTATTGCCAAAATCGAAAATGTTGTGTATAACCTGATTCCGTCAGCAACAATAACAAATTTACAAACACTCTCTAACGCTGATATCGATAATTGTTTGTCAGATAATTGTACAGAACAAAAACTGAGAGAAGGTCTAAGGACATTTAGAAGTTCATTGCCAAACGCTTTTATTTCTTCCTATACTTATAATCCATTGATTGGCGTAACAAGTGTAACAGATCCAAAAGGAATACCTTCTTACTATGAATATGACTCCTTTGGCAGATTAAAATTTGTAAAGGATTATGAATTAAATGTACTTCAAAAATACTGTTATAATTATAAGGGGAAACAGACTGATTGTAGCGATAATACTTCAACCAGTGAGTACATCTATAAAAGTGCAGCAAGAAGCGGATTGTTTACCAAAAGTAATTGTCCTGCCGGAGGAACAGGTCAGAGTTTTACTTATAGTCAGGTGGCAGGGGCCTATACTTCGACCATTTCGCAGGCTGATGCCGATTCAAAAGGATTGGCCTTATTCAACACAAACGGTCAGATCAATGCCGATGCTAATGGGTATTGTACATTCAAAAGCATAGCCCTAAGTGGTTCATTTGCCAAAAATAATTGCGCTGCTGGAGGAGTAGGATCAAGTGTCCCTTTTAATCAGGTTGCAGGTGCCGAGACTTCAAATGATTCACAGGCTCATGCAGATTCAAAAGGACTGACTTTATTCAATACAAATGGTCAGGCCAATGCCAATAGTAAAGGAGAGTGTACCTATAGCAGTATCGCTCTAAGTGGTTCATTTACCAAAAATAATTGTCCTGTTGGTGGTGTTGGTTCAGACGAATTCTTTAGTCAGGTTGCAGGTGCCGAAACCTCAAAAGATTCACAGGCTGATGCTGATTCAAAAGGATTGGCTTTATTTAATTCAAATGGTAGGGCCAATGCAAATACAGAAGGGTATTGTACTTTCACCAATACTGAAAAAAGTGGTTCGTTTACTAAAAATAATTGTGCACCGGGTGGAGTAGGTTCAACGGAAGTCTATACCGTTCCCGCTGGAAGTCATTTCTCAAGAGAGTCGCAAGTGGCTGCAGATGATTTGGCGCAAAGAGATGTTAATAATAACGGTCTGGAAAATGCTAATTCAAAGGGCTATTGTACATTTTGGAATGTAGCGATTACCAGATCCTATACTAAAAATAATTGCCCTTCAGGCAGTGTAGGGACTTCTTTAGATTATACAATACCAGCGAGAGAAGTTACGTCGAGGGAGTCACAATTTGATGCAGATGATCGGGCAGCTAAAAAGTGTGATGTATTGGGTCGAATCAATGTCAATACTAGTGGGGCCTGTCGTTTTTACAATACAGCCAAAAGCGGCATTTTTACAAAAAATAATTGCCCTGCGGGTCAATGGGGCGCTCCTGTAACGTATACTGTTGCTGCCGGTATTCATTGGTCAGAATCATCACAGGCTGAAGCCGATATAAAAGCCCAGGAGGATGTTGCTCAAAACGGGCAGAATTACGCCAATGCAAGAGGGGAATGCGGATTTTACAATGCACAAACAAGTGAAGATTTTACCAGAGACAATTGCGGAATTGGATTTATTGGATCAACTGAGACGTATACGGTTCCCGCTCATATATATTTTTCTACAATTAGTCAAAAGGATGCTAATCTTAAGGCATTTAATGATTTAAGACAAAATGGAAAAAATTACGCCAATACTCATGGAACCTGTACGCATGACAATCGCTAA
- a CDS encoding SpvB/TcaC N-terminal domain-containing protein, protein MYNLKIKSGLFFLLFSLEVFAQGNAQSVPQIIPPSPTAYELGRYGQADVGTFTGTPNISVPIYTYKTKNIAIPISLNYNSNGIQVDQMETNVGLGWNLNTGGIINRIVRGKDDDERIVPISEDMHCTDSFFTYIENNQFSDTQPDMYSYNFQGQSGQFVFDNSGKAVLVSQNNLKIEKLGTSVISGFKITTEDGVEYQFTNTEYSTWGNVEAPQTVATGWYLTKIIHPEGDIVNFTYKDSNYSFISNISESFEIKMSEELNCLSNPFRGRTNRSENHLNVMGKIIESISSTESQYGSVSFQLTGNPNVTGNFLIEGIQVFDAGQLNVIEKADFKYLFTADKRIFLTECIFKDASKKYGFEYEDPKGLVARLSDQRDLWGYYNGKPGTYPDAVIHKSLYPQTDLVKNGLSGRSYGDKRPYMDFAKKGILKRVVYPTKGYNDFEYEANSVWGTVISSCEIEPKNIPFYNRIIIGSKKLKNLSLKVKQITRPKYWQEFSIMIMNSQRVHFR, encoded by the coding sequence ATGTACAATTTAAAAATAAAAAGCGGTCTGTTTTTTTTGCTCTTTTCACTCGAAGTGTTTGCACAAGGTAATGCTCAGTCAGTGCCACAAATTATACCACCCTCGCCTACAGCTTATGAATTGGGTAGATACGGACAGGCCGATGTTGGAACTTTTACAGGGACTCCAAATATAAGTGTGCCTATATATACTTATAAAACTAAAAATATAGCAATTCCTATTAGTTTGAACTATAATTCAAACGGTATACAGGTAGATCAAATGGAAACGAATGTTGGATTAGGATGGAATCTGAATACCGGAGGAATTATCAATCGAATAGTGAGGGGGAAGGATGATGATGAACGAATAGTTCCCATTTCTGAAGATATGCATTGTACAGACAGTTTCTTTACCTACATAGAGAATAACCAGTTTAGTGATACACAGCCCGATATGTATTCCTATAATTTTCAGGGACAATCCGGACAGTTTGTTTTTGACAATAGTGGTAAAGCAGTATTAGTTTCGCAGAATAATTTAAAAATTGAAAAACTGGGAACCAGTGTTATATCCGGTTTTAAGATAACAACGGAGGATGGAGTTGAGTATCAATTTACCAATACCGAGTATAGTACCTGGGGAAATGTAGAAGCTCCACAGACTGTTGCTACGGGATGGTATCTGACTAAGATCATTCATCCCGAAGGAGATATAGTTAATTTTACTTATAAAGATTCAAACTATAGTTTTATTTCTAATATTAGTGAGTCATTTGAAATAAAGATGAGTGAAGAGCTAAATTGTTTAAGCAATCCTTTTCGAGGTCGAACAAATCGTAGTGAAAACCACTTAAATGTTATGGGGAAAATAATAGAAAGCATCAGTAGTACTGAATCTCAGTATGGCAGCGTGTCTTTTCAACTGACGGGAAATCCGAACGTGACGGGGAACTTTTTAATAGAAGGGATTCAGGTCTTTGATGCAGGACAACTAAATGTAATTGAAAAAGCTGATTTTAAGTATCTTTTTACAGCCGATAAAAGGATTTTTCTAACAGAATGTATTTTTAAGGATGCTTCAAAGAAGTATGGTTTTGAATATGAAGATCCTAAAGGTCTGGTTGCCCGCTTATCTGATCAGAGAGACTTGTGGGGATACTATAACGGTAAGCCAGGTACTTATCCTGATGCTGTTATTCATAAAAGTCTTTATCCACAAACTGATCTTGTAAAAAATGGGCTTAGTGGGAGATCATATGGAGATAAACGCCCTTATATGGACTTTGCTAAAAAGGGAATATTAAAAAGAGTCGTATACCCTACTAAAGGCTACAATGATTTTGAATACGAAGCTAATTCTGTATGGGGAACTGTCATAAGTTCCTGTGAAATTGAACCGAAAAATATCCCGTTTTATAACCGGATTATAATCGGGAGCAAAAAACTGAAGAATTTGTCTTTGAAAGTAAAGCAGATCACGAGACCGAAATACTGGCAAGAGTTTTCTATAATGATTATGAATTCACAGAGGGTACATTTCCGGTAG
- a CDS encoding T9SS type A sorting domain-containing protein, whose product MKKNYLLLLLLLPIFTYSQDILWEKSYGGQHADYLFDAQPTADYGFILAGSSLSNKTGNKDDDNHGDLDYWIWKMSEKGDLVWQKSIGGRGFDLLQSIKNTRDGGFILAGTSSSGRGFQKKENCKGITDFWVIKLDASGSEQWQRTIGGAGKDELLCAFQTKDGGYMLGGSSSSDPSGNALAVPNGISKPTTKADQFNKSEKSRGNMDYWIVKLDKQGDVEWQKTYGGAYADVLRSMEQTSDNGYILAGYSNSPVSGDKTENNKGVGDFWIIKITDTGEIQWQSTYGAEGDDQPYVIHQTIDGGYIAGGNSNSKNALTTMGGIVGNGTDYWILKLDKDGGVLWSKTYDFGKVDILTSLVENKDQSYLIGGYAQSESRRPREGIVAKALNSVSKEKEGINDYIAMKIDDKGEEIWNKTVGSAGEDILRKLIETRDGGYLMAGTSNSAASRDRNGSIGGNDFWVVKLKDKTKVEKVKASIEAIPNPASTYTNIIIGYDFKEGTASLIDISGRTLQEFDINNRTVLVNLSNYSEGIYIIKIRTDVKTESVKVIKSIK is encoded by the coding sequence ATGAAAAAAAATTACCTGTTACTTTTATTATTGTTACCCATTTTTACCTATTCCCAGGACATTCTCTGGGAAAAATCATATGGTGGACAGCATGCCGATTACCTGTTTGACGCCCAACCCACGGCCGATTATGGCTTTATTCTGGCGGGCAGTTCCTTGTCTAACAAAACCGGAAACAAAGACGACGATAATCATGGGGATCTCGATTACTGGATCTGGAAAATGAGTGAAAAAGGAGATCTGGTCTGGCAGAAAAGCATTGGAGGAAGGGGGTTTGATTTGCTTCAGAGTATTAAAAATACCAGAGATGGCGGATTTATTCTTGCAGGAACTTCAAGTTCAGGGAGAGGCTTTCAAAAAAAGGAAAATTGCAAAGGAATCACTGATTTTTGGGTGATAAAATTAGATGCTTCAGGCAGTGAACAATGGCAAAGAACGATTGGAGGTGCAGGGAAGGACGAACTTTTATGTGCTTTTCAAACCAAAGACGGAGGTTATATGTTAGGAGGCTCATCGAGTTCAGATCCTTCGGGTAATGCACTTGCTGTACCAAACGGAATTTCCAAACCAACCACAAAAGCAGATCAGTTTAACAAATCAGAAAAAAGCCGTGGTAATATGGACTATTGGATTGTCAAACTGGACAAACAAGGCGATGTCGAGTGGCAAAAGACTTATGGAGGAGCTTATGCGGACGTACTGAGAAGCATGGAACAAACCTCAGACAATGGCTATATTTTGGCGGGTTATTCTAACTCTCCGGTTTCAGGGGATAAAACAGAGAACAATAAAGGAGTAGGAGATTTTTGGATCATCAAAATAACGGATACCGGTGAAATTCAATGGCAAAGTACCTATGGTGCTGAGGGTGACGATCAACCTTATGTTATCCACCAAACCATCGATGGTGGTTATATTGCAGGAGGAAATTCCAATAGTAAAAATGCTTTGACAACTATGGGAGGAATTGTAGGCAATGGAACTGACTACTGGATTCTTAAACTGGATAAGGACGGTGGTGTTTTATGGAGTAAAACCTATGATTTTGGAAAGGTTGACATCCTGACTTCTCTGGTAGAAAACAAAGATCAAAGTTACCTCATTGGCGGTTATGCACAAAGTGAAAGCAGACGCCCGCGTGAAGGGATCGTAGCCAAAGCACTTAACTCCGTCAGCAAAGAAAAAGAAGGTATCAATGACTACATCGCCATGAAAATAGATGACAAAGGAGAAGAAATCTGGAACAAAACTGTAGGCAGCGCCGGAGAAGATATTCTCAGAAAGTTAATCGAGACCAGAGATGGAGGCTATCTGATGGCAGGAACCTCGAACTCAGCTGCATCAAGAGACCGAAACGGCAGCATTGGAGGCAATGATTTTTGGGTAGTAAAATTAAAAGACAAAACAAAGGTTGAAAAAGTAAAAGCCAGTATCGAAGCCATTCCAAATCCTGCATCAACTTACACCAACATCATTATTGGTTATGATTTTAAAGAAGGTACCGCCTCTTTGATAGACATCAGCGGACGTACTTTACAAGAGTTTGATATCAACAACAGAACTGTACTGGTTAATCTGAGCAACTATTCTGAAGGAATCTATATCATTAAAATCAGAACAGATGTCAAAACCGAGTCAGTAAAAGTGATTAAATCAATAAAATAA
- the metQ gene encoding methionine ABC transporter substrate-binding lipoprotein MetQ: MITKINFLKTAGIVALSIVVTNCGKSKTNDPHHIKVGVAAGPEYVVAQAAQKVAKDKYGLEVELVSFNDYVIPNEALSQGDIDVNAFQHKPYLDEQSKQRGYKLAIIAKTFIYPIAAYSKKIKSLAELKNESTIIIPNDPTNGGRSLLLLEKNGLLKLRPNVGLLPKVTDITENPKNLKILELEAPQLPRALDDQNVAIAIINNTFASQAGLVPARDALFVEDKDSPYVNLIVSRDDNKKEEKIKQFVQAFQSAEVEQAAVREFKGGAVKGW; this comes from the coding sequence ATGATTACGAAGATAAATTTTTTAAAAACAGCCGGAATTGTGGCATTATCAATTGTTGTGACCAATTGCGGAAAAAGTAAAACTAACGACCCACACCATATTAAAGTTGGTGTAGCGGCCGGTCCGGAATATGTGGTAGCACAAGCTGCCCAAAAAGTTGCCAAAGACAAATACGGTCTTGAAGTAGAACTGGTTTCTTTTAACGATTATGTGATTCCAAATGAAGCTTTGAGTCAGGGAGATATTGATGTTAATGCTTTTCAGCACAAACCTTATCTGGACGAGCAATCGAAACAACGCGGATACAAACTGGCCATTATTGCAAAGACCTTTATTTATCCAATTGCGGCTTATTCTAAAAAGATCAAAAGTCTTGCGGAATTGAAAAATGAAAGCACCATTATTATTCCGAATGACCCGACAAACGGAGGTCGTTCTTTGTTGCTTTTGGAGAAAAACGGATTATTGAAACTTCGTCCGAATGTAGGTTTATTGCCTAAAGTGACGGATATCACGGAGAATCCGAAGAACCTGAAAATATTAGAATTGGAAGCGCCACAATTGCCACGTGCTTTAGACGATCAGAATGTTGCCATTGCGATTATCAATAATACTTTTGCTTCGCAGGCAGGATTGGTTCCGGCTCGTGATGCCCTATTTGTAGAAGATAAAGATTCTCCTTACGTCAACTTAATCGTAAGCCGTGATGACAATAAAAAAGAAGAAAAAATAAAACAATTTGTACAGGCTTTCCAATCTGCTGAAGTAGAACAGGCCGCTGTTCGCGAGTTTAAAGGCGGAGCGGTAAAGGGCTGGTAG